A window of the Thalassospira indica genome harbors these coding sequences:
- a CDS encoding beta-ketoacyl-ACP synthase III — MTTRSRIIGCGSYLPANVVTNDDLAKRVDTSDEWIVARTGIRQRHIAAEGETTSDLAFAAAKSAMEHAGVTSDDIDLIIVATATPDNTFPATATKVQNRLGVKGFAFDVQAVCSGFIYALTTADMYIRNGQAKTALVIGAETFSRILDWEDRRTCVLFGDGAGAVVVQAVEGTGTIEDVGILANRLHSDGSKYELLYVDGGPSATQTVGHLRMEGQEVFRHAVTNLASVIREVLADTGLEPGDIDWLVPHQANQRILDSTARKFGISKDKVVVTVDRHANTSAASIPLALAEAVHDGRVKRGDIVVLEAMGGGFTWGASLMRW, encoded by the coding sequence ATGACAACTCGTTCTCGCATTATTGGTTGCGGTTCATATTTGCCTGCAAACGTTGTAACCAATGATGATCTGGCCAAGCGCGTTGACACGTCAGATGAATGGATTGTTGCCCGTACGGGCATTCGTCAGCGCCACATCGCAGCCGAAGGTGAAACCACCAGTGATCTTGCCTTTGCCGCTGCCAAAAGCGCGATGGAACATGCCGGTGTCACATCTGATGACATCGATCTGATCATTGTTGCGACCGCGACCCCGGACAACACATTCCCGGCCACAGCCACCAAGGTGCAAAATCGCCTTGGGGTCAAAGGGTTCGCCTTTGATGTTCAGGCGGTTTGTTCGGGCTTTATCTATGCGCTGACGACGGCAGATATGTATATCCGCAACGGTCAGGCCAAAACCGCACTTGTCATCGGGGCGGAGACTTTTTCGCGTATTCTTGATTGGGAAGATCGCCGGACCTGCGTGCTGTTTGGCGATGGTGCGGGGGCTGTCGTCGTGCAGGCCGTTGAAGGCACGGGCACGATTGAAGACGTGGGTATTCTTGCCAACCGTCTGCATTCCGATGGCAGCAAGTATGAGCTTCTTTATGTCGATGGTGGGCCGTCTGCGACCCAGACCGTCGGGCATTTGCGCATGGAAGGTCAGGAAGTCTTCCGCCACGCTGTGACAAACCTTGCCAGCGTTATCCGCGAAGTTCTGGCCGATACCGGCCTTGAGCCGGGTGATATCGACTGGCTGGTGCCGCATCAGGCCAACCAGCGCATTCTCGATAGTACGGCGCGCAAATTTGGTATTTCCAAGGATAAGGTGGTTGTGACGGTTGATCGTCACGCCAACACGTCTGCGGCGTCAATCCCATTGGCACTGGCCGAGGCGGTCCATGACGGACGTGTCAAACGCGGTGATATCGTCGTGCTTGAAGCCATGGGCGGCGGTTTTACCTGGGGCGCATCGTTAATGCGTTGGTAA
- the plsX gene encoding phosphate acyltransferase PlsX — MPEQVCISLDAMGGDHAPEMVLAGAEIALKRLPHLKFLMFGDEAKLKPLLAKYPTLEAVSDIRHASQEVMMEDKPSVALRQRRDSSMRLAINAVKEGDAQGVVSAGNTGALMAMAKFVLKTVRGIDRPAIATYMPTQRGETVMLDLGANIECDEHNLVQFALMGEVFTRILFGLEKPSVGLLNVGIEELKGNESVKKAAAILRDIDLPIRFEGFVEGDDLAKGTVDVIVTDGFTGNVALKTAEGTARLLVHFLRETFKSSFFAKIGYLLARRSLQRFRDRMDPRRYNGAMLLGLNGIAVKSHGGTDALGFSNAIGVCHDLIVNNLNDSIKHELALFEEAMSGLENAEQEDVAVPVGQAN; from the coding sequence TTGCCTGAACAGGTTTGCATATCACTTGACGCGATGGGAGGAGACCACGCGCCTGAGATGGTTTTGGCTGGTGCCGAAATTGCGCTCAAGCGTTTGCCCCATCTCAAGTTTCTGATGTTTGGTGATGAAGCGAAACTCAAACCGCTTTTGGCCAAATATCCAACACTGGAAGCTGTCAGCGACATCCGCCACGCTTCGCAGGAAGTCATGATGGAAGACAAACCTTCCGTCGCGCTTCGCCAGCGCCGTGATTCCAGCATGCGTCTTGCCATCAACGCCGTCAAAGAGGGCGACGCACAGGGTGTCGTGTCTGCCGGGAATACCGGTGCACTGATGGCGATGGCCAAGTTCGTCTTGAAAACTGTGCGTGGCATCGATCGCCCGGCAATCGCCACCTATATGCCGACACAGCGCGGCGAGACGGTGATGCTTGACCTTGGCGCAAACATCGAATGTGACGAACACAATCTTGTGCAGTTTGCCCTGATGGGGGAAGTGTTCACACGGATCCTGTTTGGTCTTGAAAAACCGTCTGTCGGTTTGCTTAACGTCGGTATCGAAGAACTCAAGGGTAATGAGTCGGTCAAGAAAGCCGCGGCGATTTTGCGCGACATTGATCTGCCGATCCGTTTTGAGGGCTTTGTCGAAGGTGATGACCTGGCCAAGGGTACGGTCGATGTGATCGTGACTGACGGGTTTACCGGCAACGTCGCGCTGAAAACCGCAGAAGGTACTGCGCGTCTGCTGGTGCATTTCCTGCGCGAGACGTTCAAAAGTTCGTTCTTTGCCAAGATCGGTTATCTTCTTGCCCGTCGTTCGCTTCAGCGTTTCCGTGATCGCATGGATCCGCGCCGTTATAACGGGGCCATGTTGCTAGGCCTTAACGGTATTGCGGTCAAAAGCCATGGCGGCACCGACGCGCTTGGTTTTTCCAACGCCATCGGGGTTTGCCACGATCTGATCGTGAACAACCTCAATGACAGCATCAAGCACGAGCTTGCACTATTTGAAGAGGCTATGAGCGGCCTTGAAAATGCGGAGCAAGAAGACGTTGCCGTTCCTGTTGGTCAAGCCAACTGA
- a CDS encoding YceD family protein — protein MPDNFTPEFSRIVKTDEMVSGKEKLVIEANEKERAELAKRFELVSIDSLRAELEVKTASNGEVTVRGPMSAEIVQRCVATLEPVPETVEDTVEVLFSPHVSEEDMPSNPDDLENLSEAELMALLEQPEPLVDGMIDLGEVVAQFLAVAMDPYPRKDDAELPDSIQTEEEADADKPNPFAQLADLKEQLEKKK, from the coding sequence ATGCCTGATAATTTTACCCCCGAGTTTTCCCGTATTGTCAAAACCGATGAAATGGTCAGTGGCAAAGAGAAACTTGTTATTGAAGCCAACGAAAAGGAACGTGCCGAACTGGCCAAACGGTTCGAGCTGGTTTCAATTGATAGCTTGCGCGCCGAGCTGGAAGTTAAAACCGCGTCAAACGGCGAAGTTACCGTACGTGGCCCGATGAGTGCCGAAATCGTTCAGCGCTGTGTCGCAACACTGGAGCCCGTGCCGGAAACTGTTGAAGACACGGTCGAAGTTCTTTTCTCGCCGCATGTTTCCGAAGAAGACATGCCGTCAAACCCGGACGATCTTGAAAATCTGTCGGAAGCCGAATTGATGGCGCTGCTTGAACAGCCCGAGCCGCTTGTTGATGGCATGATTGATCTGGGCGAGGTTGTGGCACAGTTCCTAGCCGTTGCGATGGACCCGTATCCGCGCAAGGATGATGCAGAACTACCGGACTCGATCCAGACCGAAGAAGAAGCCGACGCCGACAAACCCAACCCGTTTGCGCAGCTTGCAGACCTTAAAGAACAGCTTGAAAAGAAAAAATAG
- a CDS encoding ubiquinol-cytochrome C chaperone family protein → MFGWLKKKDRKQTAAFELYTAMVTQARQPDFYAKLGVPDKMEGRFDLILVHAFILFRRLKADDGDRDLAQRIFDVMFADLDQNMREMGIGDVGILKRIRKMSESYHGRIVAYEEGVQSGAAELAAALDRNLYADCNVSNEQLMAMVGYIHDALTSLENQTILQMQNGAVHFPDVPAVAVSDSHEKERPDA, encoded by the coding sequence TTGTTTGGATGGCTTAAGAAAAAAGACCGCAAGCAAACTGCTGCGTTCGAGCTTTACACGGCAATGGTAACCCAGGCGCGCCAACCGGACTTTTACGCAAAGCTTGGCGTTCCCGATAAGATGGAAGGGCGCTTTGACCTTATTCTCGTTCATGCGTTCATCCTGTTTCGCCGTCTGAAGGCCGATGATGGCGACCGTGATCTTGCACAGCGCATCTTTGATGTAATGTTTGCTGATCTTGATCAGAATATGCGTGAAATGGGGATCGGCGATGTCGGCATCCTGAAACGGATCCGAAAGATGTCTGAATCCTACCATGGGCGCATTGTTGCCTATGAAGAAGGCGTTCAGTCTGGCGCAGCCGAGCTTGCCGCCGCACTGGACCGTAATCTTTACGCTGACTGTAATGTCAGCAATGAACAACTTATGGCGATGGTCGGCTATATCCACGACGCGCTGACCAGCCTTGAAAATCAAACCATTTTGCAAATGCAGAACGGCGCGGTTCATTTTCCCGATGTCCCGGCTGTTGCTGTATCTGACTCGCACGAGAAAGAACGACCTGATGCCTGA
- a CDS encoding outer membrane protein assembly factor BamE, with product MDNKTTRIPLIMLAGLAIAFVAACSPRIATRGHAPDPEQLEQISVGESTKGDVTNILGSPSSVAAFDENVWLYISSVTETVAFFEPETVQQKVILISFDAANRVEILSEYDLEDGKPVIPTDRVTPTAGREITILQQLFGNLGRFSEQK from the coding sequence ATGGATAACAAAACTACCCGCATTCCCCTGATCATGCTGGCAGGGCTGGCTATTGCCTTTGTCGCTGCTTGCAGCCCCAGAATTGCGACCCGCGGCCACGCGCCGGACCCAGAACAGCTTGAACAGATCTCTGTCGGAGAATCGACCAAGGGTGATGTCACCAATATTCTGGGATCGCCATCATCGGTTGCCGCCTTTGACGAAAATGTCTGGCTTTATATTTCCAGTGTGACCGAAACCGTTGCGTTCTTCGAACCCGAAACCGTCCAGCAGAAAGTCATTCTGATCAGCTTCGATGCGGCCAACCGCGTCGAAATCCTGAGTGAATATGACCTCGAAGACGGCAAGCCGGTTATCCCGACGGACCGCGTCACACCGACTGCCGGTCGTGAAATCACGATCCTGCAACAGCTCTTCGGCAACCTCGGCCGGTTCAGCGAGCAGAAATAA
- the thiL gene encoding thiamine-phosphate kinase produces the protein MAARSGEFELIARHFAPIAQSDPAALSLKDDAAVFSPPAGHEVVVTTDALVADVHFRSIDEPELIAKKVLRVNLSDLAAMGARPGGVVLSSGYNRDLSDDWVARFAKGFGEDCAAYDVSLWGGDTVATPGPTFFSLTAFGYVPMGRALRRDLAKPGDVLAVTGTLGDAALGLALLNGEFPDLAPDLAEFLKDRYWLPQPRMTESAACIASKQRLAAMDISDGLAGDCRKICSASGVGLVINRDAVPLSKAARAVLDGDEDQWSRILAGGDDYELLIAGSPDDVAALGDAFTVIGGVTDEVGVVSLIGTDGKMAELADGGFDHFK, from the coding sequence ATGGCAGCGCGATCCGGCGAATTTGAACTGATCGCGCGCCATTTTGCGCCCATTGCGCAAAGTGATCCGGCCGCATTGTCTTTGAAGGATGATGCGGCCGTATTTTCACCACCAGCCGGGCACGAGGTTGTTGTCACAACCGATGCGCTGGTGGCTGATGTCCATTTCCGAAGCATTGATGAACCGGAACTGATCGCAAAGAAAGTTCTGCGCGTGAACCTGTCGGACTTGGCGGCCATGGGCGCCCGACCGGGCGGCGTCGTCTTGAGTTCGGGTTATAATCGCGATCTTTCTGATGACTGGGTTGCGCGATTTGCCAAGGGTTTTGGCGAAGATTGTGCGGCTTATGATGTTTCACTTTGGGGCGGAGATACGGTTGCAACCCCGGGTCCGACATTCTTCAGCCTGACGGCATTTGGCTATGTTCCAATGGGCAGGGCCCTGCGACGTGATCTGGCAAAGCCGGGCGATGTTTTGGCCGTCACCGGAACGTTGGGTGATGCGGCCTTGGGGCTGGCGCTACTGAACGGTGAATTTCCCGATCTTGCACCGGATTTGGCCGAGTTCCTGAAAGACCGTTATTGGTTGCCGCAGCCGCGGATGACGGAAAGTGCGGCCTGTATCGCATCGAAACAACGCCTGGCTGCCATGGATATTTCCGACGGGCTTGCAGGGGATTGTCGCAAGATTTGTTCTGCTTCGGGTGTCGGTCTTGTGATCAACCGCGATGCTGTTCCGCTATCCAAGGCGGCACGGGCTGTGTTGGATGGTGATGAAGACCAGTGGTCGCGCATTCTTGCGGGCGGTGATGATTACGAACTTCTGATTGCGGGCTCACCCGATGATGTTGCTGCCTTGGGTGATGCCTTCACCGTCATCGGTGGGGTGACGGATGAAGTTGGGGTGGTGTCGTTGATCGGGACGGATGGAAAAATGGCCGAACTCGCAGATGGCGGGTTCGACCATTTTAAATAA
- the nusB gene encoding transcription antitermination factor NusB yields MTEKSKASAAQRRSAARFAAIQALYQAELSQLPAADIVREYSDFRLDGTGGRDLDVPNEDLIDPDRGFFADLVQGVAARMVDLDALINGALEKGWTTQRLETVLRSILRAGTYELIAREDVPMRVVITEYVDAAHSFFDENEPKLVNAVLDRIGKTLRPGEAGQN; encoded by the coding sequence ATGACCGAGAAATCAAAGGCATCAGCCGCACAACGGCGCAGCGCGGCGCGTTTCGCCGCTATTCAGGCGCTTTATCAGGCAGAGCTTTCGCAGCTGCCTGCCGCTGATATCGTGCGCGAATATTCCGACTTCCGCCTTGATGGTACGGGTGGTCGCGATCTTGATGTGCCAAACGAAGACCTGATCGATCCGGATCGCGGCTTTTTCGCCGATCTGGTTCAGGGCGTTGCCGCGCGCATGGTCGATCTTGATGCGCTGATCAATGGTGCGCTTGAAAAGGGCTGGACCACGCAGCGTCTTGAAACGGTTTTGCGCAGTATCCTGCGTGCGGGCACGTATGAACTGATTGCACGTGAAGACGTGCCGATGCGGGTTGTCATCACGGAATATGTCGACGCAGCTCATTCGTTCTTTGACGAGAACGAACCGAAGCTGGTCAATGCCGTGCTGGACCGCATCGGGAAAACCTTGCGTCCCGGTGAAGCCGGACAGAATTGA
- the ribH gene encoding 6,7-dimethyl-8-ribityllumazine synthase, with product MSNAPHILIVDAPYYTHIVEDLVKGAASTLQAGGATWDRISVAGAFEVPITIRYAVQSMEELATGPRYDGYLALGCVIRGETTHYDHICEEANRALMQLCLDYNLAIGNGILTVENEAQALARAKADEKNKGGEAANAVLRQIEVQNHFGIHHK from the coding sequence ATGAGCAACGCCCCCCACATTCTGATTGTGGATGCGCCGTATTACACGCATATCGTCGAAGACCTTGTCAAAGGGGCGGCTTCGACGCTGCAAGCTGGTGGCGCGACATGGGACCGTATTTCGGTCGCGGGTGCGTTTGAAGTGCCGATTACCATCCGTTATGCTGTGCAGTCGATGGAAGAATTGGCCACTGGTCCGCGCTATGACGGTTATCTTGCGCTGGGGTGTGTTATCCGTGGCGAAACCACGCATTACGACCACATTTGCGAAGAAGCCAACCGTGCGCTGATGCAGCTTTGCCTTGACTACAACCTGGCAATCGGCAATGGCATCCTGACTGTCGAGAACGAGGCGCAGGCACTTGCACGGGCCAAGGCTGACGAAAAGAACAAGGGCGGCGAGGCTGCCAACGCTGTTCTGCGTCAGATTGAAGTTCAAAACCACTTTGGAATACATCACAAGTAA
- the ribB gene encoding 3,4-dihydroxy-2-butanone-4-phosphate synthase, translating into MPHNYLSPIEDVIEEARNGRMFILVDDEDRENEGDLVIPAQMATPDAINFMATHGRGLICLTLESVRCDELGLTMMSAHNGTRHETAFTVSIEAKTGVTTGISAPDRARTVAVAIDPNAGRHDIVTPGHVFPLRARPGGVLVRAGHTEASVDIARLAGLNPSGVICEIMSDSGEMARLPELVEFAKKHNLKIAQIADLIRYRRKHEKVVQRKATTKIKSVNGGEFDMHLYVNNVTYAEHIALVKGDISDDAPVLTRVHALNVIEDVLGDTQTGHQGQLSAAMRQIGEEGRGVVVLIREPRPNTLSASIAKLIEMNGGDGDALRQELANENGDGDLRDYGVGAQILHDLGIRDMILLSNTKRHIVGLDGFGLNLVDQRPLVVSEE; encoded by the coding sequence GAAGACGTCATCGAAGAGGCCCGCAATGGCCGGATGTTCATTCTTGTTGATGACGAGGACCGCGAAAACGAGGGCGATCTGGTTATTCCGGCCCAGATGGCAACACCCGATGCCATCAATTTCATGGCAACGCATGGCCGCGGTTTGATTTGCCTGACGCTTGAATCTGTGCGCTGCGACGAGCTTGGCCTGACCATGATGAGCGCGCATAACGGCACGCGCCACGAAACAGCCTTTACTGTATCGATCGAAGCCAAGACTGGCGTTACCACCGGTATTTCCGCACCTGACCGCGCGCGGACTGTGGCCGTCGCAATTGATCCCAATGCCGGTCGCCACGATATCGTGACACCGGGCCATGTATTCCCGCTTCGTGCCCGTCCGGGTGGGGTTTTGGTACGAGCTGGCCATACAGAGGCGTCTGTTGATATCGCACGCCTTGCGGGCCTGAACCCGTCTGGTGTCATTTGTGAAATCATGAGTGATTCGGGTGAAATGGCGCGGCTGCCAGAACTGGTCGAGTTCGCCAAGAAGCACAATCTCAAGATCGCACAGATTGCCGATCTGATCCGCTATCGCCGCAAACATGAAAAGGTCGTTCAGCGTAAGGCCACCACCAAGATCAAAAGTGTGAATGGCGGCGAGTTTGACATGCATCTTTATGTCAACAACGTCACCTATGCCGAACATATTGCGCTGGTCAAAGGTGATATTTCTGATGACGCGCCGGTTCTGACCCGTGTGCATGCCCTAAATGTGATAGAAGATGTCTTGGGCGATACCCAAACGGGGCATCAGGGCCAACTTTCAGCCGCCATGCGCCAGATCGGCGAGGAGGGGCGTGGTGTGGTTGTCCTGATCCGTGAACCGCGCCCGAACACGCTGTCTGCATCGATTGCCAAACTGATCGAGATGAATGGCGGTGATGGCGATGCCCTGCGTCAGGAACTGGCGAATGAAAACGGTGATGGCGATTTGCGAGACTATGGTGTCGGTGCGCAAATCTTGCATGATCTTGGCATTCGCGACATGATTCTGCTTTCAAATACCAAACGCCACATTGTAGGACTTGACGGCTTCGGTCTAAATCTGGTTGATCAGCGTCCGCTTGTCGTCTCGGAGGAATAA